A stretch of the Lactuca sativa cultivar Salinas chromosome 9, Lsat_Salinas_v11, whole genome shotgun sequence genome encodes the following:
- the LOC111921299 gene encoding uncharacterized protein LOC111921299: MYGSVGQLGVRNAILIIVQLCFAGIFVICLDELLQKGYGLGSGISLFITTNICESIIWKAFSPTTINSGHGAEFEGAMIALFHLLITRFDKVRALGEAFYRQNLPNVTNLLATVLIFLIVIYFQGFRVVLPSALVSNLYFISQLLHRKYSGNFLVNMLGKRKESEYSGQSVPVGGLAYYVTAPSS, translated from the exons ATGTATGGAAGTGTTGGTCAACTTGGTGTTAGAAATGCCATTCTTATAATCGTTCAGTTATGTTTTGCTGGGATTTTTGTGATCTGTTTGGATGAACTTCTTCAAAAAGGATACGGTTTAGGGTCTGGGATTTCATTGTTCATAACTACCAATATCTGTGAAAGCATTATCTGGAAAGCATTCAGCCCTACAACAATTAACAGTGGACATGGTGCTGAATTTGAAGGAGCAATGATTGCATTGTTTCATCTTCTAATCACTAGATTTGATAAAGTTCGAGCATTAGGTGAAGCTTTTTATAGGCAAAATCTGCCTAATGTGACTAATCTGCTTGCTACTGTGTTGATTTTCTTGATTGTTATATACTTTCAAGGGTTCCGTGTTGTTTTGCCT TCTGCACTTGTTTCTAACCTTTATTTCATCTCTCAG TTGTTGCACAGAAAGTACAGTGGGAATTTCTTGGTTAATATGTTGGGAAAACGGAAGGAGTCTGAATACTCTGGTCAATCCGTTCCAGTTGGTGGTCTTGCTTATTATGTTACTGCACCTTCAAG ttaA
- the LOC111921213 gene encoding auxin response factor 5 isoform X1, with translation MSIIEEKTGAYSLLEDMKLLKEMQDHCGKKKSINSELWHACAGPLVNLPQLGSLVYYFPQGHIEQVAATTNRTATTQVPNYPNLPSQLLCQVQNTTLHTDKDTDEIYAQISLQPLNSEKDVFPIPDIGMKPSKHPSEFFCKTLTPSDTSTHGGFSVPRRAAEKLFPQLDFSMQPPTQELVVRDLHDNTWTFRHIYRGQPKRHLLTTGWSMFVGAKRLKAGDAVLFVRDERSQLLLGVRRANRQQTASSSSVLSADSMHIGVLAAAAHAAANRSPFTVFYNPRACPSEFVIPLAKFRKSVYGIQLSIGMRCGMMFETEESGKRRYMGTITGISDVDPLRWPGSKWHNLQVEWDEPGCGDKRARVSPWELESPENLFIFPSLTSTLKRPFGLGFYEAQTEWDNMVAHPFIRATEPIYGNFMNPSLSNLWSEHLIKTLTKPHNVNTGCSLPVIQDAGKLQPVIIPQNVVNELPVVNQLSPLDPQFDPSLSGVFPGQENNTSNNGFSDLGQEKWDPCDDVYNCLNIEGSNTGNTIVDPVSIAVLDEFCNLKDDDFEDPSSYIVNNKFSPSQDVQSQFTSSSLVDSRAYSGQELPDHSGGTSPGNGEFDTGLMQTGSWKQVGPPPRVRTYTKIQKAGSVGRSIDVSGFKNYDELRSEIERMFGLEGLLNDAVYSGWKLVYVDFENDVLLVGDDPWEEFVGCVRCIRILSPCEVRKMGEEGMQLLNNSTAELQALMAV, from the exons ATGAGTATCATTGAAGAGAAGACCGGGGCTTACAGTTTACTTGAGGATATGAAATTGTTGAAGGAAATGCAGGATCATTGTG GGAAAAAGAAGTCAATAAATTCAGAGCTATGGCATGCATGTGCTGGGCCATTGGTAAATTTACCCCAACTTGGAAGCCTTGTTTATTATTTCCCACAAGGACACATTGAACAG GTGGCAGCCACGACGAATAGAACTGCAACAACACAAGTTCCAAACTACCCGAATCTTCCTTCACAGTTGTTATGCCAAGTTCAAAACACAACCCTACAT ACAGACAAAGATACCGATGAGATCTATGCACAAATCAGCCTTCAACCTTTAAACTCG GAAAAAGATGTTTTTCCCATACCAGATATTGGAATGAAGCCAAGCAAACATCCAAGTGAGTTCTTCTGCAAGACTTTGACTCCTAGTGATACAAGCACACATGGCGGATTCTCTGTGCCTCGTAGAGCAGCAGAAAAGCTCTTCCCACAATTG GATTTTTCAATGCAACCTCCAACTCAAGAACTTGTTGTTCGAGATTTGCATGATAATACATGGACATTCCGTCATATATATCGAG GGCAACCAAAGCGACACCTTTTGACTACGGGTTGGAGTATGTTTGTCGGTGCAAAACGGCTGAAAGCAGGCGACGCTGTTCTATTTGTCAG GGATGAAAGATCGCAATTATTATTGGGTGTGAGGCGCGCAAATCGTCAACAAACAGCTTCATCATCATCGGTTTTATCAGCTGATAGCATGCATATAGGAGTTCTTGCTGCTGCAGCTCATGCCGCTGCTAATCGAAGCCCATTTACAGTATTCTATAATCCAAG GGCGTGTCCGTCGGAATTTGTCATTCCATTGGCGAAATTCCGGAAGTCGGTGTACGGAATCCAACTTTCCATAGGTATGAGGTGCGGAATGATGTTTGAAACCGAGGAATCCGGAAAAAGAAGGTATATGGGTACAATTACGGGCATAAGTGATGTTGACCCGTTAAGGTGGCCCGGGTCAAAGTGGCACAATCTTCAGGTGGAGTGGGATGAGCCTGGGTGTGGTGATAAGCGGGCCCGAGTGAGCCCGTGGGAACTCGAAAGCcctgaaaatctttttattttcccTTCGCTCACATCAACCCTTAAACGCCCATTCGGTTTGGGTTTCTATGAAGCCCAAACCGAATGGGACAATATGGTAGCCCATCCGTTTATACGGGCTACCGAACCTATATATGGAAACTTTATGAACCCCTCATTATCTAACCTATGGTCAGAACACCTCATAAAGACGTTAACAAAACCCCACAATGTTAACACGGGCTGCAGTTTGCCCGTAATCCAAGACGCGGGCAAACTACAGCCTGTTATTATTCCTCAAAATGTTGTAAACGAGCTTCCGGTTGTTAACCAGTTGTCGCCTCTCGACCCGCAGTTTGATCCGTCTCTTAGTGGGGTATTCCCGGGCCAAGAGAATAACACATCGAATAACGGTTTTTCTGACCTCGGGCAGGAAAAGTGGGACCCATGTGATGATGTTTATAATTGTCTTAATATTGAGGGCAGTAACACGGGCAATACGATTGTTGATCCGGTTTCGATTGCAGTGTTGGATGAGTTTTGCAATTTAAAAGATGatgattttgaagatccttcaagtTATATAGTCAACAACAAATTTAGCCCGAGCCAAGATGTTCAGTCACAGTTCACATCGTCTAGCCTCGTTGATTCTCGGGCATACTCCGGGCAAGAGCTGCCCGACCACTCGGGCGGGACCTCGCCTGGAAACGGAGAGTTTGACACGGGACTTATGCAGACGGGCTCATGGAAACAAGTGGGCCCGCCTCCACGTGTAAGAACTTACACAAAG ATTCAGAAAGCGGGATCAGTGGGAAGATCGATTGATGTTTCGGGTTTCAAAAACTATGATGAATTACGTTCTGAAATCGAGAGGATGTTTGGGCTTGAGGGGCTGCTAAACGATGCAGTATATTCTGGTTGGAAGTTGGTGTATGTGGATTTTGAGAACGATGTTCTTCTAGTTGGAGATGATCCATGGGA GGAATTTGTGGGATGTGTGCGATGTATCAGGATTCTGTCGCCTTGTGAAGTTAGGAAGATGGGTGAAGAGGGAATGCAGCTTTTGAACAATAGCACGGCGGAATTGCAGGCTTTAATGGCGGTTTAA
- the LOC111921213 gene encoding auxin response factor 5 isoform X2, producing MPSSKHNPTYKDTDEIYAQISLQPLNSEKDVFPIPDIGMKPSKHPSEFFCKTLTPSDTSTHGGFSVPRRAAEKLFPQLDFSMQPPTQELVVRDLHDNTWTFRHIYRGQPKRHLLTTGWSMFVGAKRLKAGDAVLFVRDERSQLLLGVRRANRQQTASSSSVLSADSMHIGVLAAAAHAAANRSPFTVFYNPRACPSEFVIPLAKFRKSVYGIQLSIGMRCGMMFETEESGKRRYMGTITGISDVDPLRWPGSKWHNLQVEWDEPGCGDKRARVSPWELESPENLFIFPSLTSTLKRPFGLGFYEAQTEWDNMVAHPFIRATEPIYGNFMNPSLSNLWSEHLIKTLTKPHNVNTGCSLPVIQDAGKLQPVIIPQNVVNELPVVNQLSPLDPQFDPSLSGVFPGQENNTSNNGFSDLGQEKWDPCDDVYNCLNIEGSNTGNTIVDPVSIAVLDEFCNLKDDDFEDPSSYIVNNKFSPSQDVQSQFTSSSLVDSRAYSGQELPDHSGGTSPGNGEFDTGLMQTGSWKQVGPPPRVRTYTKIQKAGSVGRSIDVSGFKNYDELRSEIERMFGLEGLLNDAVYSGWKLVYVDFENDVLLVGDDPWEEFVGCVRCIRILSPCEVRKMGEEGMQLLNNSTAELQALMAV from the exons ATGCCAAGTTCAAAACACAACCCTACAT ACAAAGATACCGATGAGATCTATGCACAAATCAGCCTTCAACCTTTAAACTCG GAAAAAGATGTTTTTCCCATACCAGATATTGGAATGAAGCCAAGCAAACATCCAAGTGAGTTCTTCTGCAAGACTTTGACTCCTAGTGATACAAGCACACATGGCGGATTCTCTGTGCCTCGTAGAGCAGCAGAAAAGCTCTTCCCACAATTG GATTTTTCAATGCAACCTCCAACTCAAGAACTTGTTGTTCGAGATTTGCATGATAATACATGGACATTCCGTCATATATATCGAG GGCAACCAAAGCGACACCTTTTGACTACGGGTTGGAGTATGTTTGTCGGTGCAAAACGGCTGAAAGCAGGCGACGCTGTTCTATTTGTCAG GGATGAAAGATCGCAATTATTATTGGGTGTGAGGCGCGCAAATCGTCAACAAACAGCTTCATCATCATCGGTTTTATCAGCTGATAGCATGCATATAGGAGTTCTTGCTGCTGCAGCTCATGCCGCTGCTAATCGAAGCCCATTTACAGTATTCTATAATCCAAG GGCGTGTCCGTCGGAATTTGTCATTCCATTGGCGAAATTCCGGAAGTCGGTGTACGGAATCCAACTTTCCATAGGTATGAGGTGCGGAATGATGTTTGAAACCGAGGAATCCGGAAAAAGAAGGTATATGGGTACAATTACGGGCATAAGTGATGTTGACCCGTTAAGGTGGCCCGGGTCAAAGTGGCACAATCTTCAGGTGGAGTGGGATGAGCCTGGGTGTGGTGATAAGCGGGCCCGAGTGAGCCCGTGGGAACTCGAAAGCcctgaaaatctttttattttcccTTCGCTCACATCAACCCTTAAACGCCCATTCGGTTTGGGTTTCTATGAAGCCCAAACCGAATGGGACAATATGGTAGCCCATCCGTTTATACGGGCTACCGAACCTATATATGGAAACTTTATGAACCCCTCATTATCTAACCTATGGTCAGAACACCTCATAAAGACGTTAACAAAACCCCACAATGTTAACACGGGCTGCAGTTTGCCCGTAATCCAAGACGCGGGCAAACTACAGCCTGTTATTATTCCTCAAAATGTTGTAAACGAGCTTCCGGTTGTTAACCAGTTGTCGCCTCTCGACCCGCAGTTTGATCCGTCTCTTAGTGGGGTATTCCCGGGCCAAGAGAATAACACATCGAATAACGGTTTTTCTGACCTCGGGCAGGAAAAGTGGGACCCATGTGATGATGTTTATAATTGTCTTAATATTGAGGGCAGTAACACGGGCAATACGATTGTTGATCCGGTTTCGATTGCAGTGTTGGATGAGTTTTGCAATTTAAAAGATGatgattttgaagatccttcaagtTATATAGTCAACAACAAATTTAGCCCGAGCCAAGATGTTCAGTCACAGTTCACATCGTCTAGCCTCGTTGATTCTCGGGCATACTCCGGGCAAGAGCTGCCCGACCACTCGGGCGGGACCTCGCCTGGAAACGGAGAGTTTGACACGGGACTTATGCAGACGGGCTCATGGAAACAAGTGGGCCCGCCTCCACGTGTAAGAACTTACACAAAG ATTCAGAAAGCGGGATCAGTGGGAAGATCGATTGATGTTTCGGGTTTCAAAAACTATGATGAATTACGTTCTGAAATCGAGAGGATGTTTGGGCTTGAGGGGCTGCTAAACGATGCAGTATATTCTGGTTGGAAGTTGGTGTATGTGGATTTTGAGAACGATGTTCTTCTAGTTGGAGATGATCCATGGGA GGAATTTGTGGGATGTGTGCGATGTATCAGGATTCTGTCGCCTTGTGAAGTTAGGAAGATGGGTGAAGAGGGAATGCAGCTTTTGAACAATAGCACGGCGGAATTGCAGGCTTTAATGGCGGTTTAA
- the LOC111921212 gene encoding peptidyl-tRNA hydrolase, mitochondrial codes for MNTATGILSSSSSTFFNYNRCHRFVISSLTSPYKTHIRSSWKRRVWRSMPMNSSPPSSSSLYSGASATKIEPAALSSVAAGLQTFKPSKQQPWLIVGLGNPGKLYNRTRHNVGFEMVDAIAEAEGISMSNVSFKAFFGKGCIGNTPLMLAKPQTFMNVSGESVGAIVSFYKIPPKQVLVIYDDLDLPFGKLRLLPKGGHGGHNGMKSIINHLKGNREFPRLRIGIGRPPGKMEAAAYVLKRFNKQESEELDFTFQTGIEAIRILLLQGFDKSATFVNSPKPLKHLQ; via the exons ATGAATACTGCGACTGGAATACTATCATCTTCGTCATCTACCTTTTTCAACTACAATCGATGTCACCGATTTGTCATCTCATCCCTTACTTCACCTTATAAAACCCACATTCGATCTTCTTGGAAAAGGAGGGTCTGGAGGAGCATGCCCATGAATTCATCACCACCTTCGTCTTCGTCTCTTTATAGCGGTGCATCCGCCACCAAAATTGAGCCTGCTGCATTATCGTCGGTTGCCGCAGGACTACAGACGTTTAAGCCGTCAAAGCAACAACCGTGGCTGATTGTAGGTCTTGGAAACCCTGGAAAGTTGTATAACCGCACAAGGCACAAT GTGGGTTTTGAGATGGTAGATGCAATAGCAGAGGCTGAAGGTATCTCCATGAGCAATGTTTCCTTCAAAGCTTTCTTTGGGAAAG GGTGCATTGGAAATACTCCATTGATGCTTGCCAAGCCACAAACTTTCATGAATGTTAGCGGGGAGTCT GTTGGAGCAATTGTTTCTTTCTATAAGATTCCACCAAAGCAAGTACTTGTG ATTTATGATGacttggatttgccttttggaaAGTTGCGTCTATTACCAAAAGGTGGACACGGGGGACACAACGG GATGAAGAGTATAATCAATCACCTTAAAGGCAACCGTGAGTTTCCCCGTTTAAGAATAG GTATTGGGAGGCCTCCAGGCAAGATGGAAGCTGCAGCTTATGTTCTTAAACGATTTAACAAACAAGAAAGTGAGGAG TTGGATTTCACCTTTCAAACTGGCATCGAAGCAATTCGAATTCTTTTGCTCCAAGGTTTCGACAAGAGTGCTACATTTGTGAATTCTCCAAAACCCTTGAAACATCTTCAATGA
- the LOC111921211 gene encoding protein disulfide-isomerase LQY1, chloroplastic → MSSATSLRSPFLSPSSPSKLSSSSSSHFHSLSFKCSRNQRSPASYPHLIKAELDQNTVVAVAVGVMSVAAGIGLPIFYESQIDNAAKRDNTQPCFPCSGTGAQSCRFCTGSGNVTVALGGGENEVSRCINCDGAGSLTCTTCQGSGIQPRYLDRREFKDDD, encoded by the exons ATGTCATCTGCAACTTCCCTTCGCTCTCCATTCCTCTCACCTTCTTCTCCATCGAAGCTTTCCTCTTCATCGTCTTCTCATTTTCACTCGCTTTCCTTCAAATGCTCAAGAAATCAACGTTCCCCTGCTTCTTACCCTCACCTCATCAAAGCCGAGCTCGACCAGAACACG GTGGTGGCAGTAGCGGTTGGGGTGATGAGCGTCGCTGCTGGAATTGGTTTACCCATTTTCTACGAATCTCAAATTGATAACGCG GCAAAACGAGATAACACGCAGCCATGCTTCCCCTGCAGCGGAACTGGGGCAC agTCATGCAGATTTTGCACAGGAAGTGGTAATGTAACAGTGGCGCTTGGAGGTGGTGAAAATGAAGTCTCAAGATGCATAAACTGTGATGGTGCTGGTTCTTTGACCTGCACCACTTGTCAAGGCAGTGGCATTCAACCCAGATACCTTGACCGCAG AGAATTCAAGGATGATGACTAG